One region of Brassica napus cultivar Da-Ae chromosome A10, Da-Ae, whole genome shotgun sequence genomic DNA includes:
- the LOC125578967 gene encoding uncharacterized protein LOC125578967 — MVHGLRTNEKIAAECMAIKTDMSKAYDRVEWNFLEVLMEKMGFDHIWIKWIMACVSSVTFSVLLNGNSHGFIRPERGIRQGDPLSPFLFILCAEALVSRLNTSESSGLLHGIKLTESCPSIHHLLFADDSLLLCKSSTAEAEEVMRCIKVYGEASGQMVNFQKSSIIFGSKVPENIKTSIQNITGIDTIGGEGNYLGLPECFSGSKRKLLSFIREKLQGRLNGWFSKALSQGGKEILIKSIGLALPIFAMSCFKLPKEVCAKLTSAMIEFWWSSGNNRRKISWVAWQKLCRDKEVGCLGFKEVEKFNQALLAKQAWRIWNNPSSLVARILKARYFKRSNFLASGIGSRPSYAWRSILHGKELLEQGLTKVVGNGKGTKVWLDRWIMGPVPRAPLYRQDADVDLTLRVSDLMVLNSSVWDTRKLQELFVDEDIPLILQVNIHRDKNDDLWWGLSRNGVYDTKSGYKLAECIADMNSGQQCSLPPLEKQLWKDIWKTKTSPKLRHFLWRILSGALAVKHQLVSRGIPTVSRCPVCQQGPETICHMLFQCPLAKEVWERSAFPLPHAGFSTSSTFLNMYHLLANSKKPSLNPKIRLAFPWILWQIWMARNLFCFEQRRLNAEAVIDKAMEEAAVWLHLHSFIPDDPPEITVEEKTSQAWEKPPLGYFKCNASTVWEAQTGNVGAAWIVRDSFGEALFHSRRSFVGIRSQVEATMIGMVWTTEALNDIQVRRIILETSSPQAQKNFSQASLPWSLNSLWKRFRRALDRFETYRVVRINDGCNTIAQNIAESALQVQWQQSYLARNGPEWLDARINMEASVVV, encoded by the coding sequence ATGGTCCACGGACTTAGAACAAATGAGAAGATTGCAGCGGAGTGTATGGCAATAAAAACCGACATGTCGAAAGCCTATGACAGAGTGGAATGGAATTTCTTGGAGGTTCTAATGGAAAAAATGGGCTTTGATCATATTTGGATCAAATGGATAATGGCCTGTGTCAGCTCTGTTACCTTTTCGGTACTCTTGAATGGGAACTCTCATGGCTTTATCAGACCAGAACGTGGAATCCGGCAAGGCGATCCTTTGTCACCTTTCCTATTTATTCTTTGTGCTGAAGCCCTAGTAAGCAGGCTAAACACCTCGGAGTCCTCTGGCCTACTTCACGGTATCAAACTGACAGAGTCGTGCCCTTCAATTCATCACTTGTTGTTCGCAGACGACAGTCTCCTCCTCTGCAAGTCGTCTACTGCTGAAGCGGAGGAAGTAATGCGCTGCATCAAGGTATATGGGGAAGCTTCAGGGCAAATGGTGAATTTCCAGAAATCATCAATTATTTTTGGATCGAAGGTACCTGAGAATATAAAGACGTCGATACAGAACATCACTGGAATTGACACTATAGGTGGAGAAGGTAACTACCTGGGTCTCCCAGAATGCTTTAGTGGATCAAAGAGAAAGTTACTGAGCTTTATTCGGGAGAAGTTACAAGGCCGTCTCAATGGCTGGTTCTCTAAAGCCTTATCACAAGGTGGCAAGGAAATCCTAATTAAATCAATCGGCCTAGCCTTACCCATTTTTGCAATGTCATGCTTTAAACTTCCTAAAGAAGTTTGTGCAAAGTTGACAAGTGCAATGATCGAGTTCTGGTGGAGCAGTGGAAATAATAGGAGAAAAATCTCATGGGTAGCTTGGCAAAAATTATGCAGAGACAAGGAGGTTGGATGCCTTGGCTTTAAAGAGGTAGAAAAATTTAATCAAGCTCTGTTGGCCAAACAAGCATGGAGGATATGGAACAATCCCAGCTCCTTAGTTGCACGTATACTGAAGGCGAGATACTTCAAAAGATCGAACTTTCTCGCCAGCGGTATAGGATCACGCCCTTCTTATGCTTGGAGGAGCATCTTGCACGGAAAGGAACTGTTAGAGCAAGGTCTTACCAAGGTTGTGGGGAATGGCAAAGGAACGAAGGTATGGCTAGACAGATGGATCATGGGCCCAGTTCCAAGAGCACCATTGTATCGTCAAGATGCTGATGTTGACCTTACACTCAGAGTCAGTGACTTGATGGTTCTCAATTCCAGTGTTTGGGACACTCGCAAACTACAAGAGCTGTTTGTTGATGAAGACATTCCGCTTATACTTCAGGTGAACATTCACAGAGATAAAAACGATGACCTATGGTGGGGGCTCTCGAGGAATGGTGTGTACGATACGAAGAGTGGCTATAAGTTAGCGGAATGTATCGCCGACATGAACTCAGGGCAACAATGCTCCCTCCCTCCTCTAGAGAAACAGCTTTGGAAAGACATATGGAAAACGAAGACATCACCTAAACTCCGTCACTTTCTGTGGCGAATTTTATCTGGAGCCCTTGCAGTGAAACATCAACTAGTCTCTAGGGGCATTCCTACTGTTTCAAGATGTCCGGTATGTCAACAAGGTCCTGAAACGATTTGCCATATGCTCTTCCAATGCCCATTGGCGAAAGAAGTATGGGAACGTTCAGCTTTTCCTCTCCCCCATGCTGGTTTCTCAACATCCTCGACGTTCTTGAACATGTACCACCTCCTGGCAAATAGTAAAAAACCTTCCTTGAACCCCAAGATTCGCCTAGCATTTCCTTGGATACTATGGCAGATATGGATGGCTCGaaacttgttttgttttgagcAAAGACGCCTCAATGCTGAAGCAGTTATTGACAAAGCTATGGAGGAAGCCGCAGTTTGGTTGCATTTGCATTCTTTTATTCCAGATGACCCTCCTGAGATCACAGTGGAAGAGAAGACATCACAGGCTTGGGAGAAACCACCACTGGGATACTTTAAGTGCAACGCGAGCACGGTGTGGGAAGCACAAACTGGTAATGTCGGTGCAGCTTGGATTGTTAGAGATTCTTTTGGGGAAGCTTTATTTCATAGTCGACGTTCCTTTGTCGGAATTCGGTCTCAGGTGGAAGCTACTATGATCGGCATGGTGTGGACAACAGAAGCTCTGAATGACATTCAGGTGAGGAGAATCATTCTTGAAACCTCTTCTCCCCAAGCTCAGAAGAACTTTTCTCAGGCATCCCTTCCATGGAGCCTAAACTCACTTTGGAAGAGATTTCGGAGAGCTCTGGATCGGTTTGAAACTTATCGAGTGGTTCGCATCAATGACGGGTGTAACACAATTGCTCAAAACATTGCAGAGAGTGCCTTGCAGGTCCAATGGCAGCAATCTTATTTGGCAAGGAATGGCCCGGAATGGCTCGATGCTCGTATCAATATGGAAGCATCAGTTGTGGTATAA
- the LOC106403521 gene encoding uncharacterized protein LOC106403521, with protein MSLKIVSEFSVIKGKFSSCIVNLLPNNLPLRRDSTSVYGGVWIVMVDSLHKAIGAMSLEEEEPLNLGDDPSFRVLDENEKSLMGRLVNPDCQSMARMIDYMPTAWRVVGRVRGIALSRDCFQFIFQREEDLQTVLKDRPWSYNHWALLLERWTAHPAEDYLQSMMLWLRIRHIPVNFFTTKTMFKLASEVGLVEEIAYDPEISHTKEYVRALVTFKVENPLKASRKLTIPGEIVTIEYEYEKIYKRCLHCLRMTHEKIRCPLLRRGSNRGNQLEPKHVGTTSNPLSPATTSLAKLDKWDGPPGFPPLFPELSKQDQKMAMLYISHADETERLARIERVRQGIAESQEESSARITRITRDLDKGKGHVFSFQEAVEKRPRVGPLQIGNSLRGNEASENEAESGSSSIQATAFSAPTKVPTGFHLGPSSEGRVTENLNSSKSQRRRPPSWKRKTSTKLGAGSSALVSLPSPSTPATMKRKSNAPLSATENKTLKTSDSTVASVLKPLLPQ; from the coding sequence ATGTCATTAAAAATTGTGTCTGAATTTAGCGTGATCAAAGGGAAATTCTCGTCTTGCATTGTGAACCTTCTCCCAAACAATCTCCCTCTCCGGCGTGATTCTACCTCGGTGTACGGCGGCGTTTGGATTGTCATGGTTGATTCACTTCACAAAGCGATCGGTGCGATGTCTCTTGAGGAGGAAGAACCTCTGAATCTCGGTGACGATCCAAGCTTTCGAGTCCTGGATGAAAACGAAAAAAGTTTGATGGGACGCCTAGTGAACCCCGACTGTCAGTCGATGGCTCGAATGATAGATTATATGCCCACGGCATGGAGGGTTGTTGGAAGAGTGCGTGGTATTGCTTTGTCTAGAGActgttttcaatttattttccaGAGGGAGGAAGACCTTCAAACTGTTCTCAAGGATCGGCCCTGGTCATACAATCACTGGGCGCTGCTGCTGGAAAGATGGACCGCGCATCCTGCGGAAGATTATCTCCAATCAATGATGCTCTGGCTACGAATCAGACACATCCCTGTTAACTTCTTCACCACGAAAACAATGTTTAAGCTAGCTTCTGAAGTAGGGTTGGTGGAAGAGATTGCTTATGACCCTGAGATCTCTCATACGAAAGAGTATGTTAGGGCATTGGTCACGTTTAAAGTGGAGAACCCTCTGAAAGCTTCCCGCAAGTTAACAATTCCGGGTGAAATCGTTACGATTGAGTATGAGTATGAGAAAATCTACAAGAGGTGTTTACATTGCTTGCGTATGACGCATGAAAAGATTCGATGCCCTTTACTCAGGAGGGGGTCAAACAGAGGAAATCAGTTGGAACCAAAACATGTTGGTACTACTAGTAATCCTCTTTCGCCGGCTACTACGTCGTTAGCGAAGCTGGATAAATGGGACGGCCCTCCTGGTTTCCCTCCTCTGTTTCCTGAGCTGTCGAAACAAGACCAGAAGATGGCAATGCTGTACATTTCTCATGCAGATGAAACAGAGAGGTTGGCACGAATTGAAAGAGTAAGGCAAGGGATTGCTGAGAGTCAAGAGGAATCGTCTGCGAGGATCACAAGAATCACACGCGATCTAGACAAGGGCAAAGGTCACGTGTTTTCCTTCCAAGAAGCGGTAGAGAAACGACCTCGAGTTGGTCCTCTGCAAATTGGTAATTCACTACGCGGGAATGAGGCTTCAGAAAATGAGGCAGAATCCGGTTCTTCATCTATCCAAGCTACTGCTTTCTCTGCTCCAACTAAGGTTCCTACGGGTTTTCACTTAGGCCCTTCTTCGGAGGGGCGAGTCACAGAGAACTTGAACTCGAGCAAATCTCAGAGAAGGCGTCCTCCTTCATGGAAGAGGAAAACAAGCACAAAACTAGGCGCTGGCTCATCGGCCTTAGTTTCTCTTCCGTCACCTTCAACACCTGCAACAATGAAACGGAAGTCCAATGCTCCTTTGTCAGCAACAGAAAACAAAACTCTAAAAACCTCAGACTCAACGGTGGCTTCCGTATTGAAGCCGCTGCTTCCCCAATGA
- the LOC106405056 gene encoding probable pectinesterase/pectinesterase inhibitor 60 has translation MMHKISILSLHLLLVLCLHPLTTTADGNFTTGIDTWCDQTPYPDPCNHYFRRHNGYRLPTHLSEFRVMLVEAAMDRAISAQDKLKMSGLNCTDCRKQAILTDCIDLYGDTVLQLNRTLQGLSPKTAGEPCTDVDAQTWLSTALTNTETCRRGSSDLNVSDFTTPIVSNTKISHLISNCLAVNGALLTTGNNDTTTTDDPKVFPAWVSRKERRLLKLQSAPTVPANVVVAKDGSGRFKTVQAAIDLAGRRKVTSGRFVIYVKRGIYQENINVRLNNDNIMLVGDGMRYTIITGGRSVKGGYTTYSSATAGIEGLHFIAKGITFRNTAGPAKGQAVALRSSSDLSIFYRCAMEGYQDTLMVHSQRQFYRECYIFGTIDFIFGNAAVVFQNCIILPRRPLHGQSNVITAQGRADPFQNTGISIQNSIIQPAADLKPVIRSVTTYLGRPWMKYSRTVILKTYLDSFVSPVGWSPWIKGSTYALDTLFYAEYKNIGPASSTRWRVRWKGFHVLNKASDASAFTVGKFITGTAWLPRTGIPFSSGL, from the exons ATGATGCATAAAATCTCTATTCTATCTCTACACTTACTATTAGTACTCTGTCTCCATCCTCTCACCACCACAGCGGACGGTAATTTCACCACCGGCATTGATACATGGTGCGATCAAACTCCATACCCTGATCCATGCAATCACTACTTCCGACGCCACAACGGTTATCGCCTACCGACACATCTATCCGAGTTCAGAGTAATGCTGGTGGAAGCAGCCATGGATCGGGCCATATCCGCTCAAGACAAGCTGAAGATGTCCGGTCTGAACTGTACTGATTGCCGGAAACAAGCCATTTTGACAGACTGCATTGACCTATATGGAGACACTGTCCTTCAGCTAAACAGGACGCTGCAAGGCTTGTCTCCAAAAACCGCCGGAGAACCGTGCACCGACGTTGACGCTCAAACGTGGCTGAGCACCGCGCTTACAAACACAGAGACATGCCGACGCGGCTCCTCTGATCTTAACGTCTCAGATTTCACCACACCAATCGTTTCAAACACCAAGATCTCCCACCTAATAAGCAACTGCTTAGCCGTCAACGGAGCCCTCTTGACCACCGGAAACAACGATACCACCACCACTGATGATCCGAAGGTTTTTCCAGCATGGGTTTCCCGTAAAGAGAGGAGACTTCTGAAATTGCAATCCGCACCTACCGTCCCAGCCAACGTCGTGGTGGCCAAGGACGGATCGGGACGTTTTAAGACGGTTCAAGCAGCTATTGACCTGGCTGGACGGAGAAAGGTGACGTCAGGGAGGTTTGTGATATACGTGAAGAGAGGGATATATCAAGAAAACATAAACGTACGTCTCAACAACGATAACATAATGTTGGTCGGCGACGGAATGAGATACACCATTATCACCGGAGGTCGCAGTGTCAAAGGAGGCTACACAACTTACAGTTCTGCCACTGCCG GTATCGAGGGGCTTCACTTCATAGCGAAAGGCATAACATTCCGGAACACAGCGGGTCCGGCTAAAGGCCAGGCCGTGGCACTCCGATCATCTTCAGACCTCTCAATCTTTTACAGATGCGCAATGGAAGGATACCAAGACACACTGATGGTCCATTCGCAACGCCAGTTTTACCGCGAGTGCTACATCTTCGGAACCATCGATTTCATCTTTGGAAATGCAGCCGTAGTTTTCCAAAACTGTATCATCCTCCCTCGTCGGCCACTACATGGTCAATCCAATGTAATAACCGCACAAGGTCGTGCTGATCCTTTTCAAAACACAGGTATCTCTATCCAAAACTCAATAATCCAACCAGCTGCCGATCTAAAACCTGTGATCCGTAGCGTTACGACGTACTTGGGCCGGCCTTGGATGAAATACTCGCGCACCGTGATTCTTAAGACGTATTTggatagttttgtgagtccagtTGGGTGGTCTCCGTGGATCAAAGGTTCGACGTACGCTCTCGACACATTGTTCTATGCGGAATATAAGAATATTGGACCAGCTTCGTCGACGAGGTGGCGTGTCCGTTGGAAAGGTTTTCATGTGCTAAATAAAGCTTCCGATGCTTCTGCTTTCACTGTTGGAAAATTCATCACAGGTACTGCATGGCTCCCACGTACCGGCATACCCTTCTCTTCCGGACTCTAA
- the LOC106402705 gene encoding uncharacterized protein LOC106402705, translating into MLLIVLSTTQSLSDRSSQLNFQSEKMQQRKTTAAAAGRPSGTDGSDFSYRMVVDSRYTKVTKGRSRLRLLILVQATIYLIGLSCAFMTSTKNEERNTLGIASASIGLLFAFIGDFGCRRSRVNLLRLYTAASTVVMVLSVFSAVRSRLTMEERNSSGTAANLELLGFISAQLGAVVQILAIIVTGSLVNNMSPPTKTE; encoded by the exons ATGCTTCTAATAGTTTTGTCGACGACACAATCTCTCTCCGATCGAAGCAGTCAATTAAATTTCCAATCGGAAAAGATGCAGCAGAGGAAAacgacggcggcggcggcgggtAGGCCAAGTGGTACCGATGGATCTGATTTCTCGTACCGGATGGTGGTTGACTCTC GTTACACGAAGGTCACTAAAGGGAGATCTCGTCTCCGTCTTTTGATCCTTGTTCAG GCTACAATTTATCTAATTGGACTGTCGTGTGCATTCATGACAAGTACTAAAAATGAGGAGAGGAACACCCTTGGAATTGCATCTGCTTCTATTGGCTTACTCTTTGCATTCATTGGAGATTTTG GTTGCAGACGCAGCAGAGTAAACCTTTTGAGGCTCTACACGGCTGCCTCCACCGTTGTCATGGTTCTTTCTGTGTTTTCTGCTGTTAGGAGCAGATTAACAATGGAG GAACGGAATAGTTCTGGAACAGCAGCTAACCTTGAGCTCTTAGGGTTCATTTCTGCTCAATTGG GAGCGGTGGTGCAGATATTAGCAATCATCGTTACGGGTTCCCTTGTCAATAATATGTCCCCACCTACGAAGACAGAATAG